One part of the Oceanihabitans sp. IOP_32 genome encodes these proteins:
- the coaE gene encoding dephospho-CoA kinase (Dephospho-CoA kinase (CoaE) performs the final step in coenzyme A biosynthesis.) — MKIVGLTGGIGSGKTTVAQEFMALGIPVYIADEEAKKLMRNSEIIKQKLIELFGDKAYTNNVLNKPFIANIIFNEPSYLEKMNAIVHPEVANHFKTWLTTQDAPYIIKEVAILFENDGHKACDYVITVTAPLELRYERLLKRDQTTRDKIDAIIKNQWSDKAKIERSDFVIENIDLENTKKQVFKVHEELLKNCI, encoded by the coding sequence ATGAAAATAGTTGGACTCACTGGAGGTATCGGTAGTGGTAAAACTACGGTAGCACAAGAATTTATGGCTTTGGGTATACCTGTTTATATTGCCGATGAAGAAGCTAAGAAATTGATGCGTAATTCTGAGATTATTAAACAGAAACTTATCGAGCTTTTTGGAGATAAAGCATATACTAATAATGTGTTAAACAAACCATTTATCGCTAATATTATTTTTAATGAGCCCAGTTATTTAGAGAAAATGAACGCCATTGTCCATCCTGAGGTGGCCAATCACTTTAAAACATGGCTAACAACACAAGATGCACCGTATATTATTAAAGAAGTTGCGATCTTATTTGAAAATGACGGGCATAAAGCTTGCGATTATGTGATTACAGTTACAGCGCCACTAGAGTTAAGATATGAGCGTTTACTAAAACGGGATCAAACTACAAGAGATAAAATTGATGCCATAATTAAAAACCAATGGAGTGATAAAGCGAAAATCGAACGCTCAGATTTTGTAATTGAAAATATTGACTTAGAAAACACCAAAAAACAAGTGTTTAAAGTGCATGAGGAACTCTTAAAAAATTGCATTTAA
- the sucC gene encoding ADP-forming succinate--CoA ligase subunit beta, whose protein sequence is MNLHEYQGKEILNSFGVRIQRGIVAQNAQEAVAAAKKLTEETGTGWHVIKAQIHAGGRGKGGGVKIAKSIEEVETIANQIIGMDLITPQTSAEGKRVHQVLVAEDVYYPGESETSEFYVSVLLNRSTGRNMIMYSTEGGMDIETVAEETPHLIFTEEIDPSIGLMPFQARRIAFNLGLSGMAFKEMTKFVTSLYTAYVKSDSSLFEINPVLKTSDNKIMAVDAKVTIDDNALYRHKDYAALRDLREENPIEVEAGALGLNYVDLDGNVGCMVNGAGLAMATMDLIKQAGGEPANFLDVGGTADAARVEAAFKIILKDPEVKAILVNIFGGIVRCDRVAQGIIDAYKNIGDINVPIIVRLQGTNADIAKTLIDNSGLDVLSATEFKEAADKVQEVLA, encoded by the coding sequence ATGAATTTACACGAGTACCAAGGTAAAGAAATTTTAAACAGTTTTGGAGTGCGTATACAGCGCGGTATCGTTGCTCAAAATGCTCAAGAGGCTGTTGCCGCCGCGAAAAAATTAACAGAAGAAACAGGAACAGGCTGGCATGTTATTAAGGCTCAAATTCATGCGGGCGGACGTGGTAAAGGCGGCGGTGTTAAGATTGCTAAAAGTATAGAAGAGGTTGAAACCATCGCCAATCAAATAATTGGAATGGATTTAATAACACCACAAACCTCGGCCGAAGGTAAGCGTGTACATCAAGTTTTAGTAGCCGAAGATGTTTATTATCCTGGAGAATCGGAAACCAGCGAGTTTTATGTGTCGGTATTACTAAACCGTTCAACTGGTAGAAATATGATTATGTACTCTACCGAAGGGGGCATGGATATTGAAACTGTGGCTGAGGAAACCCCGCATTTAATATTTACAGAAGAAATAGATCCATCTATAGGATTAATGCCTTTTCAAGCACGGCGTATAGCGTTTAATTTAGGCTTGTCAGGTATGGCGTTTAAAGAAATGACAAAATTTGTTACTAGCCTTTATACCGCTTATGTGAAATCCGATTCGTCGCTGTTTGAAATAAATCCTGTTTTAAAAACTAGTGACAATAAAATAATGGCTGTTGATGCTAAAGTTACCATAGACGATAATGCGTTATACAGACATAAAGACTACGCAGCTTTGCGTGATTTACGTGAAGAAAATCCTATTGAGGTTGAAGCTGGAGCACTAGGTTTAAATTATGTCGATTTAGATGGTAATGTGGGCTGTATGGTAAATGGTGCAGGTCTCGCTATGGCGACTATGGATTTAATTAAACAGGCTGGTGGTGAACCAGCAAACTTCTTAGATGTTGGCGGCACTGCTGATGCTGCACGTGTTGAAGCCGCTTTTAAAATTATTTTAAAGGATCCTGAAGTTAAGGCCATATTAGTTAATATTTTTGGAGGTATTGTACGTTGCGATCGTGTTGCCCAAGGAATTATAGATGCCTATAAAAACATAGGCGATATCAATGTTCCGATTATTGTGCGATTACAGGGCACTAATGCAGATATCGCTAAAACCTTAATAGATAATTCGGGCTTAGATGTTTTAAGTGCAACAGAATTTAAAGAAGCCGCAGATAAAGTTCAAGAGGTACTCGCTTAA
- a CDS encoding transposase — MKIQRISELQHEFSFLSATENFDAFYTRFLKSDLGKIYLAIPWKSLVEAFQIKEKAFGSKMIFSPKGRIALMFLKHYTCSSDRKLIEQLNSNIDYQFFCDIHLGFSRITNFKIVSQIRCELAEKLKIDALEKSLYKHWRPHIENKNQITVDATCYESELRYPTPQKLLWEAVDWLYRQLKKICKVLGLKMMRTKYIKWKKRYFGFSKMRRKTNKKRKPLTRALLHLLNKLIGFEKELRTSYKLECRVAYFRRVATIKKVYAQQQQYFETGVSPKNRIVSIAKSYLRPIVRGKEVKSVEFGAKVNKLQIDGISFIEHLNFNAFNEGTRLKKTIYKAQSLTKIKTKIVGADAIYATNMNRKFVTKNNIKTDFKRKGKLPKNYQQEKKLKALIAKERATRLEGSFGNEKEHYHLKKIKAKTKATEKLWIFFGIHTANALEIGRRIQNNLNQMAA; from the coding sequence ATGAAAATACAAAGAATTAGTGAATTACAGCACGAATTTTCATTTTTATCTGCTACTGAAAATTTTGATGCGTTTTATACCCGTTTTTTAAAGAGTGACCTAGGGAAGATTTACTTAGCTATTCCCTGGAAATCTTTAGTCGAAGCTTTTCAGATTAAAGAAAAAGCATTTGGTTCAAAAATGATCTTTAGCCCCAAGGGAAGAATCGCACTGATGTTTTTAAAGCATTACACATGCAGTTCTGATAGGAAGCTGATAGAACAGCTCAATAGTAATATTGATTACCAATTTTTTTGTGATATTCATTTAGGGTTTTCTAGGATTACGAATTTTAAAATAGTTAGTCAAATACGCTGTGAACTGGCAGAAAAACTCAAGATTGACGCATTAGAAAAGTCACTTTATAAACATTGGCGACCCCATATAGAAAATAAAAATCAAATCACAGTTGATGCCACCTGCTATGAGAGCGAGCTCCGTTATCCCACGCCTCAAAAGCTCCTATGGGAAGCTGTAGATTGGTTGTATAGGCAGCTAAAAAAAATCTGTAAGGTTTTAGGTTTAAAAATGATGCGCACCAAGTATATAAAATGGAAAAAGCGCTATTTTGGATTTAGTAAAATGCGCAGAAAAACCAACAAGAAAAGAAAGCCACTTACCAGGGCGTTATTACACCTATTAAATAAGCTTATAGGCTTTGAAAAAGAGCTTCGCACTTCTTATAAACTTGAATGTCGTGTAGCTTATTTTAGAAGAGTCGCTACTATCAAAAAAGTATATGCGCAGCAACAGCAATACTTTGAAACAGGCGTATCACCAAAAAACAGAATAGTAAGTATTGCGAAAAGTTACCTTAGACCAATAGTGAGAGGAAAAGAAGTAAAATCTGTTGAGTTCGGAGCCAAAGTAAACAAGCTGCAAATAGACGGTATCAGCTTTATAGAGCATTTAAATTTCAATGCTTTTAATGAAGGTACAAGATTAAAGAAAACCATTTACAAAGCACAATCGCTTACAAAAATAAAAACAAAAATAGTAGGAGCCGATGCTATTTATGCCACCAATATGAACCGCAAATTTGTTACCAAGAACAATATCAAGACGGACTTCAAGCGTAAAGGCAAGCTTCCTAAAAACTATCAGCAAGAAAAAAAACTCAAAGCATTAATTGCTAAAGAGCGAGCTACTAGGCTAGAAGGTAGTTTTGGAAATGAAAAAGAGCACTATCATCTCAAAAAAATAAAAGCCAAGACGAAAGCTACTGAAAAACTATGGATCTTCTTTGGTATACATACCGCCAATGCTCTGGAAATAGGTAGGAGAATACAAAATAATCTAAACCAGATGGCCGCATAA
- a CDS encoding DUF1456 family protein, translating into MTNNDILKKLRVALKLRDDDIVKILSLVDFRISKSELGAFFRKEDHPKYMECGDQILRNFLNGLVIHLRGPMPKKGENKTQKKSNE; encoded by the coding sequence ATGACAAACAACGATATTTTAAAAAAACTACGTGTAGCCCTAAAGTTAAGAGACGACGATATTGTAAAAATTTTAAGTTTAGTAGATTTTAGAATATCTAAGAGCGAACTCGGCGCTTTTTTTAGAAAGGAGGATCATCCAAAATATATGGAATGTGGCGATCAAATTCTACGAAATTTTTTAAACGGTTTAGTCATACACTTACGAGGTCCCATGCCAAAAAAAGGCGAAAATAAAACACAAAAAAAAAGCAACGAATAA
- a CDS encoding CdaR family protein translates to MSIKLKSQLKGKLKRKRINVFFVFLILSFVILIFSKLSKEHTNTVAFNIDKINIPEEIIVINDSNTVLNMTLKTHGFKWLSFYLKKPKITIDFKKEIDKNDSSFVWNTSKNFSFIAKQFGEDVEVLDIYPNTLDFKFDVNAVKKIPVVLNADIQFSSGYDVSEPFTITPDSIEVIGPNILVSQIKNIKTEPLKMLDVKTDIEKIVQLKLPENNTNLKFLNQTVNLSAKVEKFTEGRVKVPVTVINIPNNRTIKYFPKTVDVTYYTSLNNFKTVEAKDFQVVCDFSKIASNQSYLLPEISKSPSTVKHVKINQQHIEFIIVE, encoded by the coding sequence ATGAGCATAAAGCTAAAATCACAGTTAAAAGGCAAGTTAAAACGTAAAAGAATAAACGTGTTCTTTGTTTTTTTAATTTTATCGTTTGTCATTTTAATTTTCAGTAAATTATCTAAAGAGCACACGAACACAGTCGCTTTTAATATTGACAAGATTAATATTCCTGAAGAAATTATTGTTATAAACGATTCTAATACGGTTTTAAATATGACATTAAAGACACACGGGTTTAAATGGTTGTCTTTTTACCTAAAAAAACCTAAAATCACCATAGATTTTAAAAAGGAAATAGATAAGAATGACTCGTCTTTTGTTTGGAATACCTCTAAAAATTTTTCGTTTATAGCGAAGCAGTTTGGAGAAGATGTGGAGGTATTAGATATTTATCCTAATACATTAGACTTTAAATTTGATGTTAATGCCGTAAAAAAAATACCTGTAGTTTTAAATGCAGATATTCAGTTTAGTTCAGGTTATGATGTTAGTGAACCATTTACAATAACACCAGATTCTATTGAAGTCATTGGTCCCAATATTTTAGTGTCGCAAATTAAAAATATTAAAACCGAGCCTTTAAAAATGCTCGATGTGAAAACTGATATTGAGAAAATTGTACAGTTAAAATTACCAGAGAATAATACAAACTTAAAATTTTTAAATCAAACGGTAAACCTATCAGCAAAAGTTGAGAAATTTACAGAAGGTCGTGTAAAAGTTCCAGTAACCGTAATCAATATTCCTAATAATCGAACTATTAAGTATTTTCCAAAAACGGTAGATGTTACTTATTATACGAGTTTGAATAATTTTAAAACTGTTGAAGCAAAAGATTTTCAGGTGGTATGCGATTTTAGTAAAATTGCGAGTAATCAGTCTTATTTATTACCAGAAATATCAAAATCTCCATCAACGGTAAAACATGTAAAAATTAATCAGCAACACATTGAATTTATTATTGTAGAATGA
- the recN gene encoding DNA repair protein RecN has translation MLSSLSIKNYALIDNLQVNFNNGLSIITGETGAGKSILLGGLSLILGKRADLSSLKDTTQKCIIEAVFDVSNYNLKTLFETEDLDYETQTIIRREILPSGKSRAFINDSPVKLSSLQALSERLIDIHSQHQTLQLTSDDFQFQVIDALADNHTLLQQYTKELKDYKKLQKELKSLLVFQAEAIKEYDYNAFLLNELIEANLIEGEQQALEEEYETLNNIEGIQEKLSESYKLLDDEQIGVLTTLTSVKNNLQNISGFSTKYEDLFNRVNSSLIDLNDVFSEIDALQEGLEADPNRLEVVDSKLKTLHNLMQKHLTTEVSELIKIKNELEDKVTTTEHLDDDINKKQAEIETQKTQLKSISKQISENRSKAIPVLKKQLELILKSLGMPNAQFKIEVALVDQFFSNGQDELTFLFSANKGGSFNALKKAASGGELSRIMLAIKSVLSKYVQLPTIMFDEIDTGVSGEISNKMGDIMLQMSKTMQVFSITHLPQIAAKGDAHFKVYKEDVNEVTQTNLVKLNHDERIVEIAQMLGGLEMSSSAIAHAKELLTNN, from the coding sequence TTGTTAAGCTCACTATCAATAAAAAATTACGCTTTAATTGATAATCTTCAAGTTAATTTTAACAACGGATTATCTATAATTACAGGAGAAACCGGAGCCGGTAAATCTATTTTATTAGGTGGTTTATCTTTAATTCTGGGTAAACGCGCAGATTTAAGTAGTTTGAAGGACACGACTCAAAAATGTATTATTGAAGCCGTTTTCGATGTGTCAAATTATAATTTGAAAACACTTTTTGAGACCGAAGACTTAGATTATGAGACGCAAACCATCATTCGTCGTGAAATTTTACCTTCTGGAAAATCTAGAGCTTTTATAAACGACTCTCCTGTAAAGTTAAGTAGTTTACAAGCACTTAGCGAGCGATTAATTGATATTCATTCTCAACACCAAACACTGCAATTAACAAGCGACGATTTTCAGTTTCAGGTGATTGATGCTTTGGCTGATAATCATACTTTGTTACAGCAGTATACTAAAGAGTTAAAGGACTATAAAAAATTACAAAAAGAATTAAAATCGTTGTTGGTTTTTCAAGCTGAGGCCATTAAAGAATACGACTATAATGCCTTTTTGTTAAACGAGTTAATTGAAGCTAATTTAATCGAAGGCGAGCAACAAGCGCTTGAAGAAGAATACGAAACCCTAAACAATATTGAAGGTATACAAGAAAAACTCTCAGAATCTTACAAATTGTTAGATGATGAACAAATTGGAGTTTTAACAACCTTAACTAGCGTAAAAAATAATCTTCAAAATATTTCGGGTTTTTCTACTAAATACGAAGATTTATTCAATAGAGTAAATAGTAGTTTAATAGATTTAAACGATGTTTTTAGTGAGATAGATGCCCTACAAGAAGGTCTAGAGGCCGATCCTAATCGTTTAGAAGTTGTCGATTCCAAATTAAAAACGCTTCATAACCTCATGCAGAAGCACTTGACGACGGAGGTTTCGGAATTAATTAAAATAAAAAACGAATTAGAGGATAAGGTTACCACGACCGAGCACTTAGATGATGATATCAATAAGAAACAGGCCGAAATTGAAACTCAGAAAACACAACTTAAATCCATTTCAAAACAAATAAGTGAGAATCGTTCAAAAGCCATACCGGTTTTAAAGAAGCAGCTTGAGCTTATTTTAAAGAGTTTAGGCATGCCAAATGCACAATTTAAAATTGAAGTTGCTTTGGTAGATCAATTCTTCTCAAATGGCCAAGATGAATTAACTTTTTTATTTTCAGCCAATAAAGGCGGAAGTTTTAATGCGCTTAAAAAAGCAGCCTCAGGGGGCGAATTGTCTCGAATAATGCTTGCCATTAAATCGGTCTTATCAAAATATGTGCAACTACCAACTATAATGTTCGATGAGATTGATACCGGAGTTTCTGGTGAAATATCTAATAAAATGGGTGATATTATGTTGCAAATGAGCAAAACGATGCAGGTGTTTTCGATAACCCATTTACCACAAATCGCCGCTAAAGGCGATGCGCATTTTAAAGTGTATAAAGAGGATGTTAACGAGGTAACTCAAACCAATTTAGTGAAATTAAATCACGACGAGCGCATCGTCGAAATTGCTCAAATGCTAGGCGGTTTAGAGATGTCTTCGTCTGCAATTGCCCACGCTAAAGAACTATTAACTAACAACTAG
- a CDS encoding response regulator transcription factor, whose translation MEEQKKKILLVEDDPNFGTVLKDYLMMNDYDVVHAKNGMEGFEKFKKDDFDLCILDVMMPYKDGFTLAKEIREKNTDIPIVFLTAKAMKEDVLKGYKVGADDYLNKPFDSEVLLMKIKAIMQRKATETISDSKQFEFKIGNFELNSKLRFLKHKGGEPIKLSPKENELLRLLALHENDLMPRELALTKIWRDDNYFTSRSMDVYIAKLRKYLKLDDKVEILNIHGEGFRLVVNS comes from the coding sequence ATGGAAGAGCAAAAAAAGAAAATTTTATTAGTAGAGGACGATCCAAATTTTGGAACAGTGCTTAAAGATTATTTAATGATGAATGATTATGATGTTGTTCATGCTAAAAACGGTATGGAAGGCTTTGAAAAGTTTAAAAAAGACGATTTCGATCTCTGTATTTTAGACGTTATGATGCCTTATAAAGACGGTTTTACTTTGGCAAAAGAAATACGCGAAAAAAATACCGATATCCCCATTGTTTTTTTAACGGCAAAAGCCATGAAAGAAGATGTTTTAAAAGGGTATAAAGTTGGAGCCGACGATTATTTAAACAAGCCTTTTGACAGCGAAGTACTCTTAATGAAAATTAAGGCCATAATGCAACGTAAAGCCACGGAAACGATTTCCGATAGTAAACAGTTTGAATTTAAAATAGGAAATTTTGAATTGAACTCTAAGTTGCGTTTTTTAAAACATAAGGGTGGCGAACCAATTAAATTATCGCCTAAAGAAAACGAATTACTACGTCTATTGGCCTTGCATGAAAACGATTTGATGCCTCGCGAATTGGCTCTTACTAAAATTTGGAGAGATGATAACTATTTTACCTCCCGAAGTATGGATGTTTATATAGCTAAATTACGCAAGTACCTAAAACTTGATGATAAGGTGGAAATCCTTAATATTCATGGTGAAGGGTTTAGACTGGTAGTTAACTCCTAA
- a CDS encoding sensor histidine kinase, whose protein sequence is MSKRIFTVLILLMSLSLIGIIFVQSFYINDSVDNEKKRFNSSVTNALYAVSNKIEKNELDSYFEKYQNLDLETRSDSAAVSQLFIYQQNNNTKETLIYSSGVLEENYKLSSSLFDIGLDSINIKNIIGSSRIEVYNEFSEKEISKSPILNIVNSGRLKEAEKNYFEKNFKAYRKTIPVHKRVSTSEINALLAEELQAKNIDIDYEFAIYSNGLATKIYSDGFEMDEASPFSVFIFYDENRRSNYKLLVNFPDDRKFIFASIKGMIFLSVIFTSIIVLAYSSALYQLVKQRKIAEIKTDFINNMTHEFKTPIATINLALDAIKNPKIIDDKEKVIRYLNMIKDENRRMHAQVENVLRISKLEKNELNISKDRVEVHDIIEHAIAHVRLLVENSNGTIKTHFNAEKSTVLASEMHFTNVLVNILDNAIKYSPNELKIEIFTENIGTNIFIKIKDYGSGMSKAALKRVFEKFYREHTGNIHNVKGHGLGLSYVKRIVEDHQGHVTVESEKGKGSMFIIKLPIIT, encoded by the coding sequence ATGAGTAAAAGAATATTTACGGTCTTGATACTTTTAATGAGTTTATCGCTTATTGGTATCATATTTGTACAATCATTTTATATAAACGATTCTGTAGATAACGAGAAGAAACGTTTTAATTCTAGCGTCACCAACGCGTTGTATGCGGTATCAAATAAAATTGAAAAGAATGAGTTAGACTCGTATTTTGAAAAGTATCAAAATTTAGATTTAGAAACTAGGAGTGATTCGGCAGCAGTGTCGCAGTTATTTATATACCAGCAAAATAATAATACAAAAGAAACGCTTATTTATAGTAGCGGTGTATTGGAGGAGAATTATAAATTATCCTCATCGCTCTTTGACATTGGTTTAGATAGTATTAACATAAAGAATATTATTGGAAGTTCAAGGATTGAAGTGTATAACGAGTTTTCTGAAAAAGAAATATCTAAAAGCCCCATTTTAAATATTGTAAATAGTGGGCGTTTAAAAGAAGCTGAAAAGAATTATTTCGAAAAAAACTTTAAAGCTTACAGGAAAACTATTCCAGTACACAAAAGGGTTTCCACAAGTGAAATTAATGCACTACTAGCAGAGGAACTGCAAGCAAAAAATATTGATATCGATTACGAGTTTGCTATTTACAGTAATGGTTTAGCTACAAAAATATATAGTGATGGATTTGAAATGGATGAAGCATCTCCTTTTAGTGTTTTTATTTTTTATGATGAAAATCGCAGAAGTAATTATAAGTTACTGGTAAACTTTCCAGATGATAGAAAATTTATTTTTGCGTCTATTAAGGGCATGATTTTTCTTTCAGTAATTTTTACTTCTATTATTGTTTTGGCCTATTCTAGTGCGCTGTATCAATTAGTAAAACAACGTAAAATTGCAGAAATTAAAACGGATTTTATTAATAACATGACACATGAATTTAAAACACCAATAGCTACAATCAATTTAGCTTTAGATGCCATTAAAAATCCTAAAATTATAGATGATAAAGAAAAAGTTATTCGTTATCTTAACATGATTAAAGATGAAAATAGGCGCATGCATGCACAAGTAGAAAACGTGTTAAGAATATCTAAACTCGAAAAAAACGAACTCAATATAAGTAAAGATAGGGTAGAAGTGCACGACATCATAGAACATGCCATTGCGCATGTAAGGCTTTTAGTCGAAAACAGTAATGGTACGATTAAAACCCATTTTAATGCCGAGAAATCTACTGTTTTAGCGAGCGAAATGCACTTTACAAATGTTCTGGTTAATATTTTAGACAATGCTATAAAATATTCGCCAAATGAATTAAAAATTGAGATTTTCACAGAAAATATAGGAACTAATATTTTTATAAAAATAAAAGATTATGGAAGCGGAATGAGTAAAGCAGCCCTAAAACGCGTGTTCGAAAAGTTTTATAGAGAACATACAGGGAATATACATAATGTAAAAGGGCACGGACTAGGTCTCTCTTATGTAAAACGAATTGTAGAAGACCATCAAGGCCATGTAACAGTAGAAAGTGAAAAAGGAAAAGGAAGCATGTTTATAATAAAGCTTCCAATAATAACATAA
- a CDS encoding TerB family tellurite resistance protein — protein sequence MVNKLQKLSLLSEMIAFAKYNKDIRDIEYNFLIAVAKQLGVSRDAFDCLIENPVSYRHLKSFSERIVQFHRLILLMNIKKKHGFGNTYKSIAKLYNSGLRMGLSPESISNVLSFINRNPNKIIPPDVLINIFKVQCN from the coding sequence ATGGTAAATAAATTACAAAAACTGAGTCTTTTGTCTGAAATGATTGCTTTTGCAAAATATAATAAAGACATAAGAGATATAGAATATAATTTTTTAATAGCTGTTGCAAAGCAGCTAGGTGTGTCCCGTGATGCTTTTGATTGTTTAATCGAAAATCCTGTAAGTTACAGGCATTTAAAATCATTTAGTGAACGTATAGTTCAATTTCATAGATTAATTTTACTAATGAATATTAAAAAAAAGCACGGGTTTGGGAACACGTATAAAAGCATCGCAAAACTTTACAATTCGGGGCTTCGCATGGGCTTGAGTCCAGAGTCTATAAGCAATGTGTTGTCTTTTATAAACCGAAATCCCAATAAAATTATTCCACCAGATGTATTGATAAACATTTTTAAAGTGCAGTGTAATTAA
- a CDS encoding glycosyltransferase: protein MQFEFSFIIPVYNRPDEIEELLQSFIQLNTSSDYEIVIVEDGSTIPSKKVVDSFKNKLNISYYFKSNSGPGDSRNYGMQKAKGNYFIILDSDCILPENYLNAVEQSLKLDYVDCFGGPDAAHESFTNLQKAINFVMTSFISTGGIRGGKKSINKFQPRSFNMGISKEAFLASKGFGRIHPGEDPDLSIRLWDLGFTTKLIPEAFVYHKRRISWRKFYQQVYKFGMVRPILNDWHPSTKKITYWFPTLFCFGLICALLLLIFNIKFAIIAYALYFIMVFFSALFNTKSIVISLLALVALGIQFFGYGYGFFKSTFAIGVLNKSPESHFPQLFFKSP, encoded by the coding sequence ATGCAGTTTGAATTTTCATTTATTATTCCGGTTTATAATCGTCCAGACGAAATTGAAGAACTTTTACAAAGCTTTATTCAATTAAATACCAGTAGTGATTACGAAATAGTCATTGTTGAAGATGGTTCTACAATACCTTCTAAAAAAGTGGTTGATAGCTTTAAAAACAAGCTTAATATTTCTTATTATTTTAAATCGAATTCAGGGCCAGGAGATTCCCGAAATTACGGTATGCAAAAGGCCAAAGGTAATTATTTTATTATTTTAGACTCCGATTGTATTTTGCCCGAAAATTATTTAAATGCCGTAGAACAAAGTTTAAAATTAGACTACGTCGATTGTTTTGGTGGTCCAGATGCCGCTCACGAATCTTTCACAAATCTTCAAAAGGCTATTAATTTTGTAATGACGTCTTTTATTAGCACTGGAGGTATTAGAGGGGGCAAAAAAAGTATAAACAAGTTTCAGCCAAGAAGTTTCAATATGGGCATTTCTAAAGAAGCCTTTTTAGCTTCTAAGGGTTTTGGTCGTATTCACCCAGGGGAAGATCCAGATTTATCCATCCGATTGTGGGATTTGGGATTTACAACCAAACTTATACCAGAAGCTTTTGTGTATCATAAACGCAGGATTTCATGGCGTAAATTTTATCAGCAAGTCTATAAATTTGGAATGGTACGCCCCATTTTAAATGATTGGCATCCTTCCACAAAAAAAATAACATATTGGTTTCCAACCTTATTTTGTTTTGGCTTAATATGTGCACTGTTACTTCTTATTTTTAATATTAAATTTGCGATAATTGCCTATGCTTTGTATTTTATAATGGTGTTTTTTAGCGCCTTATTCAACACCAAAAGCATCGTTATTTCTTTACTAGCTCTTGTTGCTTTAGGAATTCAATTTTTCGGATATGGTTATGGGTTTTTTAAATCGACCTTTGCCATTGGGGTTTTAAATAAATCGCCAGAATCGCATTTTCCACAATTATTTTTTAAATCACCATGA
- a CDS encoding enoyl-ACP reductase codes for MAYNLLRGKKGIIFGALDSNSIAWKTAERVHEEGGQFVLTNAPAAMRMGQIDELAKKTGAQIIPADATSERDLQWLIEQSMEILGGKIDFVLHSIGMSMNVRRGKHYTDQNYEWTQKGIDVSAMSFHKVMQTLYKADAMNEWGSIVALSYMAAQRVFPDYNDMADNKAFLESVARSFGYFFGRDKKVRVNTISQSPTPTTAGNGVKGFDGFLNYADKISPLGNATALDCANYTITLFSDLTKRVTLQNLYNDGGFSNMGVSDAVVEAFENK; via the coding sequence ATGGCTTACAATTTATTACGAGGTAAAAAGGGAATTATTTTTGGGGCTTTAGATTCAAACTCTATAGCTTGGAAAACCGCAGAACGTGTTCACGAAGAAGGTGGGCAATTTGTGTTAACCAATGCGCCAGCAGCCATGCGTATGGGGCAAATCGACGAACTTGCAAAAAAAACAGGGGCTCAAATTATTCCTGCCGACGCCACATCAGAGAGAGATTTACAATGGTTAATAGAACAATCTATGGAAATTCTTGGCGGTAAAATCGATTTTGTTTTACACTCTATTGGGATGTCTATGAACGTTAGAAGGGGTAAACATTACACCGACCAAAATTATGAGTGGACTCAGAAAGGAATAGACGTATCGGCTATGTCCTTTCATAAAGTTATGCAAACACTTTATAAAGCCGATGCGATGAATGAGTGGGGTAGTATTGTGGCTTTAAGTTATATGGCCGCTCAACGTGTATTTCCAGATTATAACGATATGGCCGACAATAAAGCCTTTTTAGAAAGTGTAGCTCGTAGTTTTGGTTACTTCTTTGGTCGCGATAAAAAAGTGAGGGTTAATACAATTTCTCAATCCCCAACACCAACAACCGCTGGTAACGGGGTAAAAGGTTTCGATGGCTTTTTAAACTATGCCGATAAAATATCGCCTTTAGGTAATGCCACGGCACTAGACTGTGCAAACTATACCATAACCTTATTTAGCGATCTAACCAAACGGGTAACGTTGCAAAATCTTTACAACGATGGTGGTTTTAGCAATATGGGAGTTAGTGATGCTGTTGTAGAGGCTTTTGAGAATAAATAA